From the genome of Mycobacterium sp. 050128, one region includes:
- a CDS encoding NAD(P)/FAD-dependent oxidoreductase has protein sequence MTAVLVVGSGFAGLWAALGAARRLDELAVPAGAVDVTVLSATGFHDIRVRNYEADLSACRIPLAELLDPAGVAHAVTEVTTIDAGARTVGTADGATYGYDRLVLASGSRVLKPAVPGLREFGFDVDTYDGAVALQRHLQRLAVDPPAPAAATVVVVGAGLTGIETACELPNRLRALLPGNPRVILVDRNPLVGSDMGASARPVIEKALSDNGIETRTGVGVDAVGRNGVTLSSGELLEAATVVWCAGMRASSLTDQLPVERDRSGRVLVDDYLRVIGVGSIFAAGDVAAARMDDEHLSVMSCQHGRPMGRYAGYNVISDLFGEPLLALRIPWYVTVLDLGPAGAVYTEGWDRVVVATGADAKTTKQTINSKRIYPPLTGIRAELLAAAAPELQARP, from the coding sequence GTGACCGCGGTGCTCGTAGTCGGCTCCGGCTTCGCGGGGCTATGGGCGGCGTTGGGTGCTGCCCGACGACTCGACGAGCTCGCGGTGCCGGCGGGGGCCGTCGACGTCACCGTGCTCAGCGCTACCGGGTTCCACGACATCAGGGTCCGCAATTACGAGGCCGACTTGAGTGCCTGCCGCATCCCGCTGGCAGAGCTGTTGGACCCCGCCGGCGTGGCCCACGCCGTGACCGAGGTGACGACGATCGACGCCGGAGCACGCACTGTCGGCACGGCCGATGGTGCGACGTACGGCTACGACCGGCTGGTGCTGGCGTCGGGTAGCCGGGTGCTCAAACCCGCGGTGCCGGGGCTGCGGGAGTTCGGCTTTGACGTCGACACGTATGACGGCGCCGTCGCGCTGCAACGGCATCTGCAACGGCTAGCCGTCGATCCGCCGGCGCCCGCGGCGGCGACGGTCGTCGTGGTCGGCGCCGGGCTGACCGGCATCGAGACGGCATGCGAGCTGCCGAACCGGTTGCGCGCGTTGCTCCCCGGAAATCCCCGGGTGATTCTCGTCGACCGAAATCCACTGGTCGGCTCCGACATGGGAGCCTCGGCACGGCCGGTGATTGAGAAAGCGCTGTCGGACAACGGGATTGAGACGAGGACTGGGGTCGGTGTCGACGCGGTCGGCCGCAACGGCGTGACGCTGTCCTCGGGTGAGCTGCTGGAGGCGGCTACCGTGGTGTGGTGTGCCGGGATGAGGGCGAGCTCGTTGACCGATCAACTGCCGGTCGAGCGCGACCGCTCGGGCCGGGTACTCGTCGATGACTATCTGCGGGTGATCGGGGTCGGGTCGATCTTCGCCGCGGGTGACGTGGCCGCGGCCCGCATGGATGACGAACACCTGTCGGTGATGTCGTGTCAGCATGGGCGGCCGATGGGCCGTTATGCCGGCTACAACGTCATCAGCGACCTGTTCGGCGAGCCGCTGCTTGCCCTTCGAATCCCTTGGTATGTAACGGTTCTCGATCTAGGACCGGCCGGCGCGGTCTACACCGAAGGGTGGGACCGCGTGGTGGTCGCCACGGGCGCGGACGCCAAGACGACCAAGCAGACCATCAACTCCAAGCGGATCTATCCCCCACTGACCGGCATCCGCGCCGAGCTGTTGGCCGCGGCCGCACCGGAGTTGCAGGCGCGCCCGTAG
- a CDS encoding MgtC/SapB family protein, translating into MSQTLSVADFALRLGVGVGCGALVGIERQWRARRAGLRTNALVAAGATLFVLYAVATPDSSPTRVASYVVSGIGFLGGGVILREGVNVRGLNTAATLWCSAAIGVLAASGNLVFTLIATLAVITIHVVGRPLGRVIDHDNDTEEDEGRRPFLVQAICRPKSEKYARAQLIQHASSNDLTLRGIHTGQSDDDEITLTAHLLVDGHTPAKLERLVAELSLQPGVRAVQWYAGNEAQAD; encoded by the coding sequence GCGTCGGGGTGGGCTGTGGCGCCCTGGTCGGAATCGAACGGCAGTGGCGAGCACGCCGGGCCGGTCTGCGGACCAACGCGCTGGTGGCCGCGGGTGCCACCTTGTTCGTGCTGTACGCGGTCGCCACCCCGGACAGCAGCCCCACCAGGGTCGCGTCCTATGTGGTGTCCGGTATCGGCTTTCTCGGCGGTGGGGTGATCCTGCGCGAGGGCGTCAACGTCCGGGGCCTCAACACCGCCGCCACCCTGTGGTGCTCCGCGGCGATAGGGGTACTGGCCGCCTCCGGGAACCTGGTGTTCACGTTGATCGCCACCCTCGCCGTCATCACCATCCACGTGGTGGGCCGCCCGCTGGGGCGGGTCATCGACCATGACAACGACACCGAGGAAGACGAAGGCCGTCGACCCTTCCTGGTGCAGGCGATCTGTCGCCCGAAATCCGAGAAGTACGCCCGCGCACAACTAATCCAGCACGCCAGCAGCAACGACCTGACGCTGCGCGGCATCCACACCGGTCAGTCCGACGACGACGAGATCACGTTGACCGCACACCTTCTGGTGGATGGTCATACACCGGCCAAGCTGGAGCGATTGGTCGCCGAGCTCTCCCTGCAGCCCGGTGTTCGCGCGGTGCAGTGGTACGCCGGTAACGAAGCGCAGGCCGACTGA
- a CDS encoding Rv1815 family serine proteinase codes for MVHRMALRVVVAAIAAVAFTPGLPAATAHADPVVVSPGMEILQDNRLCTLGYVDQAARIAYTAGHCRSTGNIVTDRNRNPIGHLATFRDDTPSGSTVAVDQAISDYEVIALDPNIALNNILPGGRPLVSSPNVALQPGQAVCHFGVSTGETCGTVEAVNNGWFTMSHGVQSHPGDSGGPVYLASAAGPGQIVGIFNSMWGDFPAAVSWRSTSEQVHQDMAGQLNGG; via the coding sequence ATGGTGCATCGCATGGCACTTCGCGTAGTGGTCGCGGCGATTGCCGCCGTGGCCTTTACACCCGGTTTGCCGGCGGCCACGGCCCACGCAGACCCGGTGGTGGTGTCCCCGGGCATGGAGATCCTGCAGGACAACCGGCTGTGCACCCTGGGCTACGTCGATCAGGCCGCGAGAATCGCGTACACCGCCGGGCATTGCCGCAGCACCGGAAACATCGTCACCGACAGAAACCGCAACCCGATCGGGCATCTCGCAACCTTCCGCGACGACACCCCCAGCGGCTCGACCGTCGCCGTCGACCAGGCCATCAGCGACTACGAAGTGATCGCGCTGGATCCCAACATTGCGCTGAACAACATCCTGCCGGGCGGACGGCCGCTGGTGTCGAGCCCGAACGTCGCGCTGCAGCCGGGGCAAGCGGTCTGCCACTTCGGCGTCTCCACCGGCGAAACCTGCGGGACCGTCGAGGCGGTGAACAACGGCTGGTTCACCATGTCCCACGGTGTCCAGAGCCATCCGGGCGACTCCGGCGGACCGGTGTATTTGGCCTCCGCCGCCGGTCCGGGGCAGATCGTCGGGATCTTCAACAGCATGTGGGGCGACTTTCCCGCGGCGGTCTCGTGGCGGTCCACCTCCGAACAGGTCCACCAGGACATGGCGGGGCAGCTCAACGGCGGCTAG
- a CDS encoding sterol desaturase family protein: MNAATGFWFGLPPQLRDPVLFAIPFFLLLLILEWTAARKLERLEAAAEDPRPASGAYLTRDSWASISMGLVSIATTAGWKTLALLGYAAIYAYLAPWHLRVDQWYTWVIAIVGVDLLYYAYHRIAHRVRLIWATHQAHHSSQYFNFATALRQKWNNSGEILMWIPLPLLGIPPWMVFFAFSINLIYQYWVHTERIGKLARPIEFVFNTPSHHRVHHGMDKVYLDKNYGGIFIIWDRLFGSFQVELFRPHYGLTKQVDTFNIWNLQTREYIAIGRDWRSASRLRDRLGYVFGPPGWTPRPAAATDESVRLATSS, from the coding sequence GTGAATGCCGCCACCGGGTTCTGGTTCGGGTTGCCCCCGCAGCTGCGGGACCCGGTGCTGTTCGCGATTCCGTTCTTCCTGCTGCTGCTGATTCTCGAGTGGACCGCGGCGCGCAAGCTCGAACGGCTCGAGGCCGCCGCCGAGGACCCCCGGCCGGCGTCGGGCGCGTATTTGACCCGCGATTCGTGGGCCAGCATCTCGATGGGGCTGGTTTCGATCGCCACCACCGCCGGTTGGAAAACCCTGGCCCTGCTCGGGTATGCCGCGATTTATGCCTACCTGGCACCGTGGCACCTGCGGGTGGACCAGTGGTACACCTGGGTCATCGCGATCGTCGGCGTCGACCTGCTGTACTACGCCTACCACCGCATCGCCCACCGGGTGCGGCTGATCTGGGCCACTCACCAGGCGCATCACTCCAGCCAATACTTCAACTTCGCGACCGCACTTCGCCAGAAGTGGAACAACAGCGGCGAGATCCTGATGTGGATTCCGTTGCCGCTGTTGGGGATTCCACCCTGGATGGTGTTCTTCGCGTTCTCGATCAATTTGATCTACCAGTACTGGGTGCACACCGAGCGGATCGGCAAGCTCGCGCGACCGATCGAGTTCGTCTTCAATACGCCGTCCCACCACCGCGTGCACCACGGCATGGACAAGGTGTACCTCGACAAGAACTACGGCGGCATCTTCATCATCTGGGACCGCCTGTTCGGCAGCTTCCAGGTCGAGCTGTTCCGCCCGCATTACGGGCTCACCAAGCAGGTGGACACCTTCAACATCTGGAACCTGCAGACCCGCGAATACATCGCGATCGGGCGCGACTGGCGCTCGGCGAGCCGGCTGCGCGACCGGCTGGGTTACGTATTCGGACCGCCGGGCTGGACTCCGCGCCCGGCCGCCGCGACCGACGAGTCCGTTCGGTTGGCGACGTCGTCGTAA
- a CDS encoding nitroreductase family deazaflavin-dependent oxidoreductase, with translation MSTTRYEEPNSVTRAGNAVIRWLAELGVSIAGTRALRVRGRKSGKPRAVVINLLTIDGVDYLVSPRGNTQWARNVRAAGVVEVGPRWRRKHLTATEVEDAAKPAVLKRYLDRWYWQVKGYVAGLTPDSSEDEFRGGAPSIPVFVLRSQ, from the coding sequence ATGTCCACCACCCGCTACGAGGAACCCAACAGTGTCACCCGTGCCGGTAACGCCGTGATCCGATGGCTCGCCGAACTCGGGGTCAGCATCGCGGGGACCCGGGCGCTGCGCGTCCGCGGGCGCAAGTCGGGAAAGCCGCGCGCGGTGGTGATCAACCTGTTGACCATCGACGGCGTGGACTATCTCGTGTCGCCGCGAGGCAATACCCAGTGGGCACGCAACGTGCGTGCCGCCGGCGTCGTCGAGGTGGGGCCGCGGTGGCGGCGCAAACACCTCACGGCCACCGAGGTCGAGGATGCGGCCAAACCCGCGGTGCTGAAACGGTACCTGGACCGATGGTACTGGCAGGTCAAGGGCTATGTGGCCGGCCTGACGCCGGATTCCAGCGAGGACGAGTTTCGCGGGGGCGCCCCGTCCATACCGGTGTTCGTGCTCCGGTCACAGTGA